In Argonema galeatum A003/A1, the DNA window GAGGAGCAGCCTGGGATGTTTTTAAAGTAAGAGCGCCGTTAAAAGTTTCGACCAGAAGACCTTGGTTATCTGCTTCCATTTTTAACATCGTGCGGTTTTTTTGTCGAATACTGGGTAAAAAAACCAAAATCGCTACCATCATGAAAGCCGCAATCGAAATAGCTAAAATCGCCATTTTGTCGCTATAAACCCACATACATCCCACAGAAACCAGCGCTATAAAAAACTGGCTGGGCAATTTCAAAGCAGTTTGAGTGAGCAAGCCGTTCAGGAATTTAATATCCCCCATTCGACTGGTGACTTCGCCGCTGGCATGAGTTTCATAGTAGATCATCGGCAAGTGCAGAATTGCCCTCACAAAATCCAAAAATAGCCCCAATTCCAACTGCTCTGCCACATAAAAAATTAGGGTATGCTGTACTAATTTGAGAGCGCTGCTGAGTCCCTGAATCACCCCTACCGCCAGCACAATTTTGGTAAGCAGCTCCGTATCTCGCCGCAACAAAACATCATCTGTCAAGATTTGGATTAAAATCGGGGCAGCCAAAGCCAACACACCCAAAGCCAAATTGATGAGAGACGCCTGCACCAAGCTGTCTTTTTCTTGCCAGAGGCGTGCGAACAAGGTGTGAAGTCCACTTATTTCGTCCTCCGGTTGCTGGCGAAAGCGTGCTGGCTCTGGCTCGAGCAAGAGCATCACATAATTTCGCCAACCTTCTTGTAGCTCCTTTTTCGATAAGTAACGGAGACCGACTGTGGGGTCGGCGACAATATATCGCCTGCCTTTGCGCCCGTACAATACCACGTAGTGACGACTTTCCCAATGTAGGATGGCTGGTAGGGGAACTTCACTCAAATCGTCTAAGATTTCCGCATCGGCGCGGACACCGCGAGCGTTGAAACCAAGGGATTCAGCGCCACGCCTAATTCCCAGTAATGTGGTTCCCATCTGATTGGTGCCGATTAAATCTCGGATGTGCCGGATGCTAAATTTGCGCCCGTGATATTGGGTGATACTAGCCAGACAAGCGGCTCCGCAATCTTCATCGGTGTGTTGTAGGATGCAGGGATATTTCATCTTTGGTCATTGGGTAGTGCTTTTTGAGTGCTGAGTGCTTCGGCTTTAGTGCTGAGTGGGGA includes these proteins:
- a CDS encoding cysteine peptidase family C39 domain-containing protein — encoded protein: MKYPCILQHTDEDCGAACLASITQYHGRKFSIRHIRDLIGTNQMGTTLLGIRRGAESLGFNARGVRADAEILDDLSEVPLPAILHWESRHYVVLYGRKGRRYIVADPTVGLRYLSKKELQEGWRNYVMLLLEPEPARFRQQPEDEISGLHTLFARLWQEKDSLVQASLINLALGVLALAAPILIQILTDDVLLRRDTELLTKIVLAVGVIQGLSSALKLVQHTLIFYVAEQLELGLFLDFVRAILHLPMIYYETHASGEVTSRMGDIKFLNGLLTQTALKLPSQFFIALVSVGCMWVYSDKMAILAISIAAFMMVAILVFLPSIRQKNRTMLKMEADNQGLLVETFNGALTLKTSQAAPQLWEEFQNRFGRLARVSFSRIQLGLFALIGSDLVVGLGRIALLWFGSTGSSVLSVLN